The sequence AATCTCACCTTTAGTACTTACCACTGCAAATTTAACGGATGTCCCACCGACATCAATACCTATTAATTTTTTAACCATACGCCTATTCCCCCATTTTCTTCTTCACGCAAGGCACCAAGTAGTACCAGTCGTGCAGATGCATATTCTTTTGAATCAATTAGCTTATGGTCCCATAATTCTGTCACTTCAGCCAACATCATTTGTAAGCTAGCTGTGCGGTTACCGACATAAATAAAGGCACCAAATTTTTTCAATAGTTG comes from Brochothrix thermosphacta DSM 20171 = FSL F6-1036 and encodes:
- a CDS encoding YqgQ family protein codes for the protein MNNVYDVQQLLKKFGAFIYVGNRTASLQMMLAEVTELWDHKLIDSKEYASARLVLLGALREEENGGIGVWLKN